A genomic region of Caulobacter sp. NIBR2454 contains the following coding sequences:
- the virB11 gene encoding P-type DNA transfer ATPase VirB11 codes for MRHHLEPLAPHLNRDGVMELVINRPQELGIETLQGWTWVADDRLTPAWLATLARAAAAFTGQDVGPSAPLCATTLPGGERCQIVLPPLAPTPCLTIRRPQARVHDLDALQSMGLFSAVRSAGPDPVDAQLVALRERGDWPGFFRLAVTSRRNILISGATGSGKTSLARSMIQLIPLHERLVTIEDARELDCPHRNCVHLTYARDGQSRARLGPGDLLEAALRMRPDRILLAELRGGEAFSYVRSVNSGHPGSITTLHADSPRLAFEQLALMIKLNEAGRGLSGQDVRGLLRAMVDIVVQLKRDSGGFRMSEVWHEPDRSRALAA; via the coding sequence TTGCGTCATCACCTTGAGCCGCTGGCGCCTCATCTGAACCGCGACGGCGTCATGGAGCTGGTGATCAACAGGCCGCAAGAACTTGGGATCGAAACCCTGCAGGGATGGACCTGGGTCGCCGACGATCGCCTCACCCCGGCCTGGCTAGCCACCCTGGCCCGGGCCGCCGCGGCCTTCACCGGCCAGGATGTCGGACCCTCAGCGCCGCTATGCGCCACGACCTTGCCCGGTGGCGAGCGTTGCCAGATCGTCCTGCCCCCCTTGGCCCCGACCCCGTGCCTGACGATCCGCCGCCCGCAGGCCCGCGTCCACGATCTAGACGCCCTCCAGTCCATGGGGCTTTTCAGCGCCGTTCGGTCGGCGGGGCCCGACCCCGTCGACGCTCAGCTCGTAGCCTTGCGCGAACGTGGCGATTGGCCAGGATTTTTCAGGCTGGCGGTGACCAGCCGGCGCAACATCCTCATCTCCGGGGCCACGGGCTCGGGCAAGACCAGCCTGGCGCGCAGCATGATCCAGCTGATCCCCTTGCACGAGCGGCTTGTGACGATCGAGGACGCCCGCGAGCTCGACTGTCCGCATCGCAACTGTGTGCATCTGACCTATGCGCGTGACGGCCAGTCACGAGCGCGTCTGGGTCCTGGCGATCTTCTGGAAGCGGCCCTGCGCATGCGCCCAGACCGCATCTTGCTGGCCGAGCTGCGCGGCGGCGAGGCCTTCTCCTATGTGCGAAGCGTCAACTCCGGACATCCTGGATCCATTACGACCCTACATGCCGACAGCCCGCGCCTGGCCTTCGAGCAATTGGCCTTGATGATCAAGCTCAATGAGGCGGGCAGGGGCCTGTCGGGCCAGGACGTGCGCGGCCTGCTGCGCGCCATGGTCGATATCGTCGTCCAACTCAAACGCGACAGCGGGGGCTTTCGCATGAGCGAGGTCTGGCATGAGCCCGATCGCAGCCGCGCCTTGGCCGCTTAG
- a CDS encoding type IV secretory system conjugative DNA transfer family protein, with amino-acid sequence MGQSVSPGRIGGPGSLERGFGDQTGSRLVLVFSPRSPCRSLDGHRRGQLGPTDPGSYRKTGDRRSSPSTRRGAARWAGQGEIRRAGLRAAAGLVLGHKSGRLLRFGGEEHVLVYAPTRSGKGAGFVIPTLLTWPYSAVVLDIKAENHAATAGRRAEMGQQVFFFDPFAKEGRTARYNPLGHIPRDQQSICLRELKKIAILLFPDQAKGDFFWVGAARNAFVAVGMFIAQSPNSHRDFTLGAITRELTIADLRQRLIAILQARSAGPGSLTPLCVSLLQDVADSADNTFAGIRQTVTSRLSLWLSPEVDLATSRSDFELSSLRTRSVTIYLAAGPSDLDLVAPLYGLLMQQIVEHSARQLPPPGDPRQLLVLLDEFARLGRAQALADSFSYLAGYGVRLAAVIQTPAQLRHLYGPDGAREIMANCGAELIFAPKELQDARELSERLGDYDYSALSRSRAEGMSAAKRSVSQSTQRRRLLLPQELMMLPADRAVIIRTGAPPTLASKLVWYRDRRFQKLWRPAPRPSQAIDLRDCTPAARDEVSPLAAAQSDDLFASHDRELER; translated from the coding sequence GTGGGTCAGTCTGTCAGCCCTGGTCGCATTGGCGGGCCTGGATCGCTTGAGCGCGGATTTGGCGATCAAACAGGCTCCAGGCTGGTTTTGGTATTTTCGCCACGATCCCCTTGTCGGTCGCTGGATGGCCATCGGCGCGGCCAGCTCGGGCCTACTGATCCTGGGTCTTATCGCAAAACTGGCGACCGGCGCTCGTCGCCCTCAACACGGCGCGGCGCGGCGCGGTGGGCGGGGCAAGGCGAGATCCGGCGGGCCGGCCTGCGCGCAGCCGCAGGCCTTGTTCTTGGACATAAGAGCGGACGGTTGCTGCGCTTTGGCGGTGAAGAACATGTGCTGGTCTATGCGCCGACCCGCTCGGGCAAGGGGGCGGGCTTTGTCATTCCGACCCTGCTGACCTGGCCTTACTCAGCCGTGGTGCTGGACATCAAGGCCGAGAACCATGCCGCCACCGCTGGGCGCCGTGCTGAGATGGGCCAGCAGGTCTTCTTCTTTGATCCCTTCGCCAAGGAGGGCCGCACCGCGCGCTATAACCCGCTGGGTCACATCCCCCGTGACCAGCAGTCGATCTGTCTGCGTGAGCTCAAGAAGATCGCGATCCTGCTCTTTCCAGACCAGGCCAAGGGCGATTTCTTTTGGGTGGGCGCAGCCAGAAACGCCTTTGTGGCCGTGGGCATGTTCATCGCCCAAAGTCCCAACAGCCATCGCGACTTCACGCTCGGCGCGATCACCCGCGAGCTGACCATCGCCGATCTTCGTCAGCGGCTGATCGCGATCTTGCAAGCCCGCAGCGCGGGCCCAGGCTCCCTGACCCCGCTTTGCGTCAGTCTGTTGCAGGATGTGGCCGACAGCGCCGACAACACCTTCGCCGGCATCCGCCAGACCGTCACCTCGCGCCTGTCGCTTTGGCTGAGCCCCGAAGTGGATTTGGCCACCTCGCGCAGCGACTTTGAGCTGTCTTCCCTGCGCACGCGATCGGTCACCATCTATCTGGCGGCGGGGCCGAGCGACCTTGATCTGGTGGCACCCCTCTACGGTTTGCTGATGCAGCAGATCGTCGAGCACAGCGCGCGCCAGCTTCCACCGCCGGGCGACCCTCGCCAGCTTTTGGTCCTTCTCGACGAGTTTGCTCGGCTCGGCCGCGCCCAGGCCCTGGCCGATTCCTTTTCCTATCTGGCGGGCTACGGGGTTCGCCTGGCCGCGGTCATCCAGACCCCCGCCCAACTTCGCCATCTCTATGGCCCCGATGGAGCGCGCGAAATCATGGCCAACTGCGGCGCCGAACTGATCTTCGCGCCAAAGGAGCTTCAGGACGCGCGCGAGCTCAGCGAACGGCTAGGCGACTACGACTACAGCGCTCTGTCGCGTAGCCGCGCCGAGGGGATGTCGGCGGCAAAACGAAGCGTCAGTCAGTCAACTCAGCGACGTCGTCTGCTTTTGCCCCAAGAGCTGATGATGCTGCCCGCCGACAGGGCCGTGATCATCCGCACCGGCGCCCCGCCGACCCTGGCCTCTAAGCTTGTCTGGTACCGCGACCGCCGCTTTCAAAAGCTATGGCGGCCTGCCCCCAGGCCATCGCAGGCTATCGATCTTCGCGATTGTACGCCCGCCGCGCGCGACGAGGTCAGCCCCCTCGCCGCCGCTCAGTCGGACGATCTCTTCGCCAGCCACGATCGCGAGCTTGAACGGTGA
- a CDS encoding TrbI/VirB10 family protein produces the protein MTEPHDARAPGQPGATPLNRTLTPVSGDSSLSRFGRVGGVVVLGLVCGLLILAPWKDRPKPPAAQTSVPKQVVAFEPAAPTLANPGSNPPQLGAADPDGAEADASIAMAELDDASQAQAQAERQSQARREAARVVRHAPVLAWSAGSGRRSSPRGVEPVAVVEADDDPDQAGESSARQASVIGTAMAKRLSDRNFLITAGTQIPCTLQTAMDSSVPGHVACLIARDVWSESGGVVVLEKGSRVLGQYRQGLKTGEGRLYVVWSRAVTPQGVAITLNSPASDAMGRAGFGGEVERHFWRRFGGAVLLSIVDAAPVTSLERSGERQLARLPSDAAAIAVDRSIDIAPTLRKPQGAQVSIFVAQDLDFSSVYQLQAR, from the coding sequence ATGACGGAGCCACACGACGCCCGCGCGCCCGGCCAGCCCGGCGCGACGCCTCTGAACCGGACCCTAACGCCGGTCTCCGGCGACTCTAGTCTAAGCCGCTTTGGCCGCGTCGGCGGGGTGGTGGTGCTGGGCCTGGTTTGCGGTCTTCTCATCTTGGCGCCCTGGAAGGACAGGCCCAAGCCGCCAGCAGCCCAGACAAGCGTACCAAAGCAAGTGGTGGCCTTCGAGCCAGCGGCTCCGACCTTGGCCAATCCCGGATCCAATCCGCCGCAGCTAGGGGCCGCGGACCCTGACGGCGCCGAAGCAGATGCCTCGATCGCGATGGCCGAGCTCGATGACGCAAGCCAGGCGCAGGCCCAGGCCGAACGCCAGTCCCAAGCACGGCGCGAGGCGGCTCGCGTCGTGCGGCACGCCCCGGTGCTGGCATGGTCCGCAGGGTCTGGCCGGCGGTCATCGCCCCGCGGGGTCGAGCCGGTCGCCGTCGTTGAGGCGGACGACGATCCGGATCAAGCCGGCGAGAGTTCGGCCCGCCAGGCGTCGGTCATCGGTACGGCGATGGCCAAGCGACTTTCGGACCGCAACTTCCTGATCACCGCCGGCACTCAGATTCCCTGCACCCTGCAGACGGCGATGGACTCTTCCGTCCCCGGTCACGTCGCTTGCCTCATCGCCCGGGACGTCTGGTCCGAGAGCGGGGGCGTCGTGGTCCTGGAGAAAGGCTCGCGCGTCCTTGGACAATACCGCCAAGGCCTCAAGACCGGAGAAGGGCGGCTCTATGTCGTGTGGAGCCGCGCCGTGACGCCGCAAGGTGTGGCGATCACGCTGAACTCCCCGGCCAGCGACGCCATGGGCCGAGCCGGGTTCGGCGGCGAGGTGGAGCGTCATTTTTGGCGCCGGTTTGGCGGCGCGGTGCTGCTCTCCATTGTCGATGCGGCCCCGGTGACGTCCCTGGAACGCAGCGGCGAGCGCCAGTTGGCGCGCCTGCCGTCCGACGCGGCCGCCATCGCCGTTGATCGCTCCATCGATATCGCGCCCACCTTGCGCAAGCCTCAGGGCGCTCAGGTCTCGATCTTCGTCGCCCAGGACCTGGATTTCTCCAGTGTCTACCAACTGCAGGCACGCTGA
- a CDS encoding SOS response-associated peptidase family protein, which produces MCNEIKRKKDTHQLTGEYGQLDLSVRWAQAHAATNRHPDTSIKITDRTEIVRPSASGGELQVLPWSWKSPGYGAPVFNFRSEGRSFPKDGRCLVPATHFYEFGEGKSPKPKFDFSAVEDAPFAIAGIVRHDAFTLLTCEPGPDVAPYHKRQVVLLFGRQMVDWLAGAQEADLLSPTPAGRLQVEQVR; this is translated from the coding sequence ATGTGCAATGAGATCAAGCGCAAGAAGGACACGCACCAGCTGACTGGCGAATATGGCCAGCTGGACTTGAGCGTCCGATGGGCGCAAGCGCACGCGGCCACCAACCGCCACCCAGACACCTCCATCAAGATCACCGACCGCACGGAGATTGTCAGGCCGTCCGCGAGCGGCGGCGAACTGCAGGTCCTGCCCTGGTCGTGGAAGAGCCCTGGGTACGGCGCGCCGGTGTTTAATTTCCGCTCCGAAGGACGCAGCTTTCCCAAAGACGGCCGTTGCCTGGTGCCGGCCACGCATTTCTACGAGTTTGGGGAGGGCAAGTCGCCCAAGCCGAAGTTTGACTTCAGCGCGGTCGAAGACGCGCCTTTCGCCATAGCTGGCATCGTGCGCCACGATGCCTTCACCCTTTTAACCTGCGAGCCTGGGCCTGATGTGGCACCCTATCACAAGCGTCAGGTGGTGCTGCTTTTCGGGCGGCAAATGGTCGATTGGCTCGCGGGCGCTCAGGAGGCGGACCTTCTGTCACCCACACCGGCCGGCCGTCTCCAAGTGGAGCAGGTCCGCTAG
- a CDS encoding UDP-glucuronic acid decarboxylase family protein, translating into MNNKRVLVTGGAGFIGSHLCERLLDAGHEVLCLDNYYTGSRRNVAHLLDNPDFELLRHDVTFPLFVEVDEIYNLACPASPIHYQHDPVQTTKTSVHGAINMLGLAKRRRAKIFQASTSEVYGDPTVHPQPEEYWGNVNPIGIRSCYDEGKRCAETLFFDYHRQHKLRIKVARIFNTYGPRMHPNDGRVVSNFIVQALKGQDITLYGDGDQTRSFCYVDDLVEGFLRLMGTDDDVTGPINLGNPGEFTIKALAEKVIALTGSSSKLVYKPLPSDDPRQRQPNIDKARALLDWEPTVHLEAGLTKTIAYFDALLAEDAAA; encoded by the coding sequence ATGAACAACAAGCGGGTTTTGGTCACGGGAGGCGCGGGGTTCATCGGCTCGCACCTGTGCGAGCGGTTGCTGGACGCGGGACACGAGGTTCTGTGCCTGGACAACTACTACACCGGCTCGCGGCGCAATGTGGCCCACCTGCTGGACAACCCCGACTTCGAACTCCTGCGCCACGATGTGACCTTCCCGCTCTTCGTGGAGGTCGACGAGATCTACAATCTGGCCTGCCCGGCCAGCCCGATCCACTACCAGCACGACCCAGTGCAGACGACCAAGACGTCCGTCCACGGGGCCATCAACATGCTGGGCCTGGCCAAGCGCCGGCGGGCCAAAATCTTCCAGGCCTCCACCAGCGAGGTCTATGGCGACCCGACGGTGCATCCGCAGCCGGAGGAGTACTGGGGCAATGTGAACCCCATCGGCATCCGATCCTGCTACGACGAGGGCAAGCGGTGCGCCGAGACCCTGTTCTTCGACTATCACCGCCAGCACAAGCTGCGCATCAAGGTGGCGAGAATCTTCAACACCTATGGCCCGCGCATGCATCCCAATGACGGGCGGGTGGTCTCCAACTTCATCGTCCAGGCGCTCAAGGGCCAGGACATCACCCTCTATGGCGACGGCGATCAGACGCGTTCGTTCTGCTATGTGGATGACTTGGTCGAAGGCTTCCTGCGCCTGATGGGAACGGATGACGACGTCACCGGCCCGATCAACCTGGGCAATCCAGGCGAATTCACCATCAAGGCCCTGGCCGAGAAGGTCATCGCCCTGACCGGCTCGTCCTCCAAGCTGGTCTACAAGCCGCTTCCCTCCGACGATCCGCGCCAGCGACAGCCTAATATCGACAAGGCGCGCGCGCTGCTCGACTGGGAGCCCACGGTCCATCTGGAAGCGGGCCTGACCAAGACTATCGCCTATTTTGACGCGCTGCTGGCCGAGGACGCCGCAGCTTAA
- a CDS encoding relaxase/mobilization nuclease domain-containing protein: MAELANVRGFEDLWRQINEPRRYTKGLFDAGSIRVELRRLVSRPPLAMVTNMARPKSHGALQNHLLYISRHGELALRGRDGERLIGRERIVERADDWALDQVRYRGGVALAYTMVLSMPPGTPAEPVEMAARSFAASEFSQNDFLTVLHLDRPHPHVHLAVRAESDDARHHPSKIADLYRWPEVFAAKLRDAGLEADGAPRWVRGVVIKPLNPKVRHAMDDYRDGRGGPIRFVAEDHREALDIARGFDVGDRPWERAIAERQRKTREGYLALADHLEAMNEAGDQDLAHDLRRFVQDMAPVRTRRELLVEQARDYDRRRALERLSDRERRIGAPERDR; this comes from the coding sequence ATGGCTGAGCTGGCCAATGTGCGTGGCTTTGAAGATCTTTGGCGCCAGATCAATGAGCCGCGGCGTTACACCAAAGGCCTCTTCGATGCCGGTTCTATACGTGTCGAGCTTCGACGCCTTGTCTCACGGCCGCCGCTGGCCATGGTCACCAATATGGCTCGGCCCAAGTCTCACGGCGCCTTGCAAAATCACCTGCTCTACATCAGCCGTCACGGCGAGCTTGCCCTGCGCGGGCGCGACGGAGAGCGCCTGATCGGTCGTGAGCGGATCGTCGAGCGGGCCGATGACTGGGCCTTGGATCAGGTTCGTTATCGGGGCGGCGTCGCCCTTGCCTACACCATGGTTCTGTCCATGCCGCCCGGCACGCCCGCCGAACCCGTGGAGATGGCCGCGCGATCCTTCGCGGCCAGCGAGTTCAGTCAGAATGATTTTCTGACAGTTTTGCACTTGGACCGTCCGCATCCCCACGTCCATCTAGCGGTCCGAGCAGAGAGCGATGACGCACGGCATCATCCTTCCAAAATCGCCGACCTCTACCGCTGGCCGGAAGTCTTCGCCGCAAAACTACGCGACGCGGGTCTGGAGGCGGATGGAGCTCCTCGCTGGGTGAGAGGCGTAGTCATCAAACCGCTGAATCCGAAGGTGCGTCATGCGATGGACGACTATCGTGATGGCCGGGGCGGGCCCATCCGGTTTGTCGCGGAGGATCATCGCGAAGCTTTGGACATCGCTCGTGGGTTTGATGTTGGCGATCGTCCCTGGGAGCGGGCGATCGCCGAGCGGCAACGCAAGACCCGGGAAGGGTATCTGGCCCTGGCCGATCACCTGGAGGCGATGAATGAGGCTGGTGATCAAGATCTAGCCCACGACCTTCGGCGGTTCGTCCAGGACATGGCGCCGGTGCGCACGCGCCGTGAGCTGCTGGTCGAGCAAGCGCGGGACTATGATCGGCGCAGAGCGCTCGAGCGGCTAAGCGACCGCGAGCGCAGGATTGGCGCCCCTGAGCGCGATCGATAG